The nucleotide window atggtgaagaagatggcCTCTTTTAAGCCTAGGAGGTAGGAGGAAGATGACCGTGGCCGTAAATAGAATTGTGCCATTGGGGAGGAAAAGGGTGAGCGTGTGCATTTAATTGTAATGGGGTAGTTGGGGGTTGGTAGTTGTGGTCGGATCCATCTCATTTGGACAGGAATTATCTGCGGCGGGGACAGAACGCGTGCAGTGTACTTCTTCTATACACCACAATGAAAAAGATAATACAATTCTGAAAAGCTGGCAATACAATGTTTCTATTATAGTGGGTTCGGATCCCAATGCGAATGGATGCGCATGATTCCAGTGAACGTAGTCGCCGTGTGCTCCTATGAAATattatgggacgaagggagtagtgATTTTATTTTTATTGTATCGATCCATTTTATGTGATATGATATGATATCTAATATGTAGTGTTGTGATTGGCAAAAAATTATACTGTTGCATTGTCATCCTTTTTTTCAAGGATAGTATCAAGATCATTACAACTTAGCCATGGCTCTCAGAGCCATTAATCCACATGTGAATTATTCGCCACTATTCCACCTATATAGTCGTACATGGTAACGATCCTTGCTCTCGAAGCAATCCTGCCGGCCTCTAATCTTGTCCCTCCAACTCAGATCCTCCTAAGCGCGACTTCCGCTGATCCTCCTAAGTAGTCCTGGCCATGAGAAGCCCGGCCCGGCCTGACCCGACGCTGCTCCCGGGCCGGGCTCAGGCCTAGATTTTGAGCCCGATGGCCGGGCCCGTCATTTTTGCGCTTTTCTGAAGAGGCCCGGTGGGCTTTTACGCGTTCGGCTGGGCTTGGGCCCAAAAATCAGGCCCGATGGCCGGGCCAGGCCAGGCTTGGGCCTAGGTTTTTGCCTCGGGCTTGGCTAGGCCCGGCCCGAGGTTTGGCTGGGTACACTCCTAAGCATGACTTCCGCCGATGGTGAAGCTCCGTTGAAGTATGGCCATCCTATTTTGTTTTGAACGACACTTTTGCCGGTCGGTCCTAGTATGGGCCAAGGTGATTCCAGATTTGCAACTGTTGTGCACGTCACCATGGTGGACTCGCAGTCTCGCGGCAAAGCTCTGACACCTCATGTCATGCCACGCGCTAAAATCCAGCGTTGCAGCAGCCATTCGTTGAAACTAGTTGCCTCTTGTCCGGAAGCGGACTAAGAGCACTCGGCGACGCAGCATACTGAAATCACGCCTGCTCCCATGCTAGCTTGGGATGCGTGTGTCTTATGATGAAATGTTCTTTTATATGTGAATACCTGACtgaggctagtcatagtgggagtaacttaggtagtaacatagcgcacttcaagaattttttgcttatgtggcaaatAGTTAATAagaggtggtaacataatatgttactgtaacatagcgcttcccgagacaagatgagtctacaagtTAATAAATGAAATTATTTATGATACTACTATTATATTACTTTGtattatgaaggtagtaacttagactagtgtcgtGCATAtcacactagtctaagttactccccgcTATGACGTGAGACGTAGTACACCTGTATAATTCGTGCATGTGCATTGCCATTTAATACGTGCGCACTGCAAGCAAGGCCACGTCTCATTAATTCATGGAGACTATAGATGCAAACAGGGCTACATTGCATTAATTCATGGAGACTAGATGCAAACAGGGCTACATTGCATTAATTAATTCATGGAGACTAGATGAGCAGGACGGGAACGACCGCCAGTCCATGCTTGACGGCGACGAGGACGAACGACGTACGGGCGGCTGGAGGAAGCGGTCAGCTCAAGTCGTGCTAGAGAGCGATGCCGGCGGTGGTGACACTATCGTTGACCATGGTCACGTGGAACTTGAAGTCGACGCCCAAGGCAGACACAGTGTGCAAACGATGTGCACAGAACGCGCATGCACGGACGACGGCTACCTCGATTTGCTCACCATGGATGTCATAGCCTTCCATCTGGTTTTCTTCTCACATGTTGTCGATGGCCCCTAAAACGCATGACTTGATATCAGCGGACAGGGCAAACATGGTGTCGCCGGGCGCCGGCAGTGACTCCGGAGGACGAGGCAAGCTTGGTGCACGGTTAGGATAGACATGATCTTCCTATTTCATGTATAGCAAGCATAAGTGGGGAAGAAGGTGCAGGAGCTATAGAAAGGAATCAGGGGAAGGATTCAGGCTGGACGGAGCGAGCGGGCTTTTCGGCCCGCTCGTGGCCCGTTCTGGACCGGACCGTCTGGTCCTGGCCCGCTGAAGAATTTCGTGGTCCGGTTACTAAATTTCGAACGGGCCACGAGCGGGCTTTTCGGCCCACTCGTGGCCCGTTCTGGACCGGACCGTCTGGTCCTGGCCCGCTGAAGAATTTGTTCGGTCCGGTTACTAAATTTCGGCCCGAAATTTTCTCGGTCCGGTCCGGTCTTTCCCCGGTCCGACCGAGCGAACCGAAGGTGCAGGCCGTTCTTCTTCCTCATGGCCACCAGCGATGCCCTGGCCGTGTCCCACCGCGTTGTTCATCGGAATCAAGTACTCAATAATTCAATTGACACAGGGACAGGGGCAAGAGGTAGAAGAAGACCCCGATCATGCGCTGCCTTTTTTTCCTTGTATTCAGTTAAACAGAGAATAGAAAGAACAAGAGAGCCGGCGTTCGATCCGATAATCGCGGTGCCATTCATGACTTGCCCCTCGCTGCCGTTTCCTTTTACTAGTAGCGATAATAATGCGCCCATGGCATGCTGCCGTTGGGTTGTTTTCTACCGTTTCCCTTTCCTTTTATTCAACGGAGTAGATACAGAAAGAACGAGAAATATGGGCTCAAATCTGATTCTCATCCCACGACTAATGAAATTGACGCGTCATCTGCGTCCACTACGAGCACGAATAGGACACAGCTCCACGTCAATCTTGATCCACTAATCACGGAAGGCTAGCCCACAAAAACTTATGGGCTCATGCAGGTGTTACCATATTTGCATGCGGCTAAAAAATCGCTAAGGCAAAACAACAAGAGGGCTGGTCGTGGGCTTCTGCCTCCCGGAAGATCCTGGCACGCGCGTTCTTGATAGTGCATGAGAACTTCGCCGGCACGCTGGACGACTACGGCGCGTGAGTTGCTGCTGCCTCCGGTATGTCGTTCGTGGCCGCGACGGCTCGCTCCCGTGCCTCACCGCGTCCATGGTCGCCGCGTAGAAGCTCACGACCACCTCCTCCTCGTCCCGCAGCCGCCGCCATGGTTACCACATCTCCACTTGCCGGTCCTCTCGGCCCGGTCCGGGCTTTCCCGCTGTCGGTCCAGGCCGAGAAATCAAGACCGCCAGGCCGCTCGGTCCGATTCGGTCCGGACTGCCGGCGGCTCGGTCAGGGACCGGACCGGCCCGGACCATGTCCACCCGATTGATGGGGAAGAAGGTGAGTGGTGGACTGGTGGGGAGAAGAATGTGGTGggtgggaggcttgcaagcattGATTGGATTACTGGCTTGTTAGGCGCTAGTTGTTGAGGAAATTGACCGTGTGTGGACTGTATTTGACAACGTTAGTACATTGAATACTGTCATAGATACATTGCCCTATATATTTCTAATATTACAGTCTGGCTATTATAGAAGATGTGGATCCCGATTCCCGAGGCTACTTAATGGGTGAGATTTCGGTGAAGTGACTCGTCGAGTGCTCCTACGACATTTTCGCCTCTTGTCCCCATTTCTCGCTCTCAAACTTTCTATCTGGAACCATTCTCGTGTCCTGTCTTGACGGAGGGGATGCACGAGCAGCACAACTTGACCAGAAAAATGCGCCTGCCTGCCGGGGTCATCACGCATGTGTCGCTCTCCGCCATTCACCTGTAAATTCGGCTGCGCCCCTGCAAACGGAAGCGCTCCACCATCACCATGCCACTCATCGCTGCCACTTTCATGGCCCTTGCCTTGTGCTTCGCCCCGGCAGTGGGTGCGGCGGCGACGCTCTCGGCGGGGCGTCCGCTGCGGGGCAACGACACGCTGGTCTCCGCACAGGGCAGGTTCGAGCTCGGCCTCTTCAGCCCGGCCGGCAGCTCCGACGGCAGGTTCTACCTCGGGATCTGGTACAAGGACATCCCCGGCCACACCGTCGTCTGGGTCGGCAACCGCGCGAGCCCTCTGTCCGGCCTTGCCTCCGCCGAGCTCCGGGTGTCCGCCGACGACGGCAACCTCGAGCTCGTCGGTCCCACCGGCGCCTCCGCCTCGCCGGTCGTGGTGTGGTCTTCGAACCTCTCGTCTTCCTTGTCGCCAGGCACGAACAACACGGCGGAGATCCGCGACAACGGCAACCTGGTCCTTGTCGACGGCGCCAACTCCTCCAACGTGCTGTGGCAGAGCTTCGACCACCCCACGGACACGTACCTGCCGGGGGCGCGGCTCGGGGAGAACAAGCTCACCGGCGAGTACCAGGCGCTGACCTCATGGCGGAACGCCCAGGACCCTGCGCCGGGAATGTTCTACGACACGCTGGACCCCAACGGCACCGCTGAGTTCTTCATGCTGTGGAACCGCTCCCGCATGTACTGGCGGGGCGGCGTCTGGACGGGGGGCCGCTGGAAGGGCGACGTCGGGGCGGCGACCGGAAGGGGCACCAACCTCTACAACACGACCTTCGTCGACACGCCGGCGTTCCGGGGCACCACCACCGTGCTCGCCGACGACGCCACCGTCACGCGCCTGGTGCTCGACCTCAACGGCCAGAAGAAGCAGTTCGTCTGGGTGCCGGCGAGCCGGAGCTGGCAGCTGTTCTGGGCGGCGCCCACCGCGCAGTGCGACGCGTACGCGCTCTGCGGCGCGTTCGGCGTCTGCAACCAGAGGAGCCAGCTGCCGTGCCGGTGCCCGCCCGGGTTCGCTCCGGCGTCGGAGAGGGACTGGGCGCTCAGTGACTGGAGCGGCGGGTGCCGCCGGAGCTCGCCGCTCGCGTGCGCGCACAACGGGTCGACGACGGACGGGTTCCTGGCACTGCCGGACGTGAAGCTCCCGGACGAGCCGCTCGCCATGACCGCCGCCCAGAGCAAAGCGGAGTGTGAGTCGGCTTGCCAAAACAACTGTTCGTGCCAGGCCTACACCTTCTCCGCCGGGGCCGGGGCTTGCTCCGTCTGGCACGGAGACATCCGCAACCTTGAGCAGCTCTTCCCGGACTCCAGCAGCCCCGGGTCAGACTTTTATCTCCGGCTTTCACAAAGAGCATTGCAGGATCTCCATAGCGGACACGGGAAGAAAGGAGGGAGAAAACCATGGCTTGTCTTTGGCATCACGCTGGCCGGCGTAGCAGCATTGGGCGCGTCGGTCGTACTGGCCTGGAGGGTTCTTCTTGCCTGGAGAAGACCGGCTGTGTACATGGAGAACAAGAATGGATCCTCCTTGGCCGTGTACAGCTACGCCGACCTCCGTGCCGCCACCAACAACTTCTCGGAGCGGCTGGGCGGCGGAGGCTTCGGCTCGGTGTACCGCGGGGTTCTGAAGCAGCACAAGGGAGGCAGCACGACCCAAGTCCAAGTGGCGGTGAAGAAGCTGGAGAGTCTTGCGCGACAGGGCGACAAGCAGTTCCGGGCGGAGGTGAGCACGCTGGGGCTCATCCAGCACGTGAACCTCGTCCGGCTCCTCGGGTTCTGCTCGTCGGGCGACGAGAAGATGCTCGTGTACGAGTACATGCCTAGAGGCTCCCTCACCGGCTCCTTTTTCGGCAGCGGTGCATGCCCGAGCTGGCGCGACCGGTACTGTGTCATGCTCGGGGTGGCGAGGGGGCTGACCTACCTGCACGACGGCTGCCGTGAGCGCATCATACACTGCGACATCAAGCCGGAGAACATCCTGCTAGACGAGGACATGTCCCCGAGGATCGCCGACTTCGGAATGGCGAAGCTGGTGGGCAGGGATTTCAGCCGCGCGCTGACGACGATGCGAGGCACCATGGGGTACCTCGCCCCAGAGTGGATCTCCGGGCAGCCAATCAGCGTCAAGGCGGACGTGTACAGCTATGGCATGGTGCTCTTCGAGCTCGTCTCGGGACGACGTAACTCCGAGAGGTACGGCGAGCTGGAGGCGACGTCAGGGACTGGGGCGAGGGAGTCCTTGACCTTCTTCCCAGTGTGGGCCGCGCAAAAGGTTGTGGAAGGACAGGTGGGCGCCGTGGCTGACCCGCGGCTGCACGGCGACGTGATGCCGGAGGAGCTAGAGCGGGCGTGCAGGGTGGCGTGCTGGTGCATCCAAGACGAGGAGGCGCATCGCCCAACCATGGCGCAGGTGGTGCAAGCGCTGGAGGGCGCCATCCACGTCCACGTGCCGCCGGTGCCGCGGGCACTGCAGCGCCTCGtcatgtaattcacgagccacaaCGACGCGAAAGCGTTTCCTGTGCCAAGGACGACATGATTAAGTAGTTTGGTGTGGCGGGTCTTTCTTTCGGGGAGTGTCATTTCCTGTTACATTACAGTCGGCTAGAAATAAATTGGATTTCAGTCAGAATTTTCATCCAGTAACAACATGACACACGTTTACGTATGTTTGTTTGACAAAGAAACAACGGAATAATGAATGTGCGTGTGTACTTATGTCACGAAACGAAAGAAAAGACGGAAATCAAAATAGTTTCATTAAAAAACAAGACCGAGTAACAAATGCACTAAACCTGGACGTTTCAGAGATTTAGGGACTGTATAAAATTCAAAAATCAGTTGGGCACAGCACCACAGCAAATAAGTTATACAGTGACTTCCAAGTAGAAATCATACAAATTACAAAAAGAAAACATTTAAACTCCACCATTTTGCTGCTGTTATGGGTAGTTATTGGCATTCGCATAGAAGGTAGAAAGCAGCCAGTACCCACAGGCCAATTTACGTTAGCAGTTGCTCGGTGGTTTTAAAATCTCGAAACTTTTATTATGTTTGAGATGCTTTGTACTCTCGTTGAATTTTTATAACAGATTGGatatttttgaagaaaaaaaatcattttAATCTCTCAAGCGGTGTTTTTTATTTTGACTTGAACTTTTGTGGCAGGTAGATATACATTTTGTCTGCGCGTTAACTTTTATCGGCAACTTCGCCgcaaaaaaaacaaagaaatttTTATCAGCAACTTTTGACTAGTAGACGAAGATGCCAAGCAAGAATGCTCGGCGAATGTCGTCCTCAAACAACTTTTGTTTGACAAACATCGATGGATACACGGAGAGCAGCCGTTGTGGACACGGCGACCGCCGGTCTCCTCAAACAACCTTTGTTCTGACTAGAGCTACATACCGTAGAGCGCAACGTCCGGTAGCAAGACTTTTCACACACGATAGCAAGACTTTTCGAGACGATTTGGTGATGAGGGAAAGCAACGACCGGTCCATGTCAACACAGGCAACATTTATTCGTTTGGATATGGGTACAACTTCTCGTGACGTGATTAAACTAACAGCGGTGAACGTTCGTCACACGCTGCCGGCATGATCAAACTTGAACACTACTCCCTAGTACGTCCCAAAATAATAGTCGCTCCGTTTGCAGATACATCTGTAATCTGTTTGATTGGCATATCTATGTTGAAACTCGCCCTTTGGATCGATCACATTCTATCCCGAACGTATGCGGCACGAAAGATTGATAGCCGATGATACGTTACTCTTAATTTTCTTTATTTCTAGGATAGGACACCAATAGCATGACACAAACTCTTTTACTAACTCAAGATTACCTAACAGTCTAACCATGGTCAGTTTGTGACTGTACAAGCACAACAGCCAGCGTGAGCTCATCTCATTCATAGCTGGTAGAAAAAAAAGTTATGTTATACTAGTACCTTGTGCCAGGACCCAGGAGGTCACATGCATCAAATAAGTCTCTGCCCACACGTCTAAAAAGATTGCCGTCCTtaaataatactccctccgattcacaactactccctccgtctcataatgtaAGATCATTTTTCAAGCTATGTTAGCTTGAAAAACTATCTTATATTGTGGGAGGGAGGCGGTATAAGACGTTCTAATTTAAATCAGATGTATCGGATGTTCCAACATTTTTCTGAATCGAATTTATATAGACATTTTCTAGTGCTTTTATTCACTCATTTCAATCTGCATGTGGTTCATACTAAGatatccaaaacatcttatatttgtaaatggagggagtacgtctGACGCGCCTGTGATACATGCCAAGTCTGAATCTTGACGCCAGTGAAGCTGTCGATAGTCATGCCCAATTGTCGCCGTGTGCAGCCACACATTTCTCCAGATACGCCTGGTATGTTCTCCTCAAACACCATGCATGCTCGGCGAATTCAGCTAGGTAGGAACTGAAATTTCATATGGCGACCACAAGCCTGCAACAAAGCAGACTGTCAGGAACCAAACAAAACCCCAAGGCAGCCAGCACAAAGTTCTGCATTGAAGCAGTTTCCACCCGTCCAATAGAATGCAATGGAAGGAGATGACAACAATTAGCAACCAAGAAATTTGAAGATGCAGGGAAGCAATGCTGTGTGGCCACGAATTCCACAAGTATAACCAAATTTTCAATCAAAATACCAGTAGCGTGTGCTTCAGTGCCGTCGCGGTGCAGATATTGCTCCCACGATCACGAGAGATCATGAGGCGAATATGTGGAACAGCTTTCCAGCTCTCACCAAGGGCAGGTTTTGGAGCTCCATTCCCGGCGACCATATGATTCGTTACCTAGAGTAACACAAAATGGATGGTTGGTTGATCGATAGATATGGTAACTGCATTGTTTTTGTTTCACATCTGACCAAAATTTAAAAATTCTAACATCTAAGCCTAATAATCCGTGAATGCTTGCAGGAAGTCGACTGAGAAAATTAGAAGTGCAAGGCTTTCTTCTTTGATAAGATACAATTACAGGATTTTTTACTGTTCTCTCTAACGAGTATGGCTCTCACTGGGGACATGAAACCTGACAGACAGGCAAATTCAGGGACTACAGCTTAATATAAAACTGGATATGTACATGACAAATACACCCTACTCAGCAGTTCACCCACAAACTACCCTCTGATAAAGTAAACAGGAACAAATTGACAGATGGGATCAAACTTCTCCAAATGCACAGTATAAAGATGAATGACTACCAATCCAAATGAATGAGTGCCAATCAAGTTCGAGCAAGCAGAATTACCAGAACAGATAGATTGTGCTTATGTGCCAACTTCTTAAGAATCATCGCCACTGATATCATCATCGACCGCCCTGTTGAGTTTAATACAGGTTCACAGAAAAGAACATCATTTATTTTAGTTCAGGCTACACTTCAAAGAAGTAATGATGCCCTCTCAGCAAGCAATCATGTCATCAAATAATGTTTTTAGGAACTCAAATTATTGACAAAGACACAGTGCACTATTATCAATGTCAGGCTGCATATTTGTGAATCAGTTGGGCTGTGTTGTTTAAGTTACTGATTGTAAACAATCTATCTTGCACAATCTGATCACTACACCAATTTTCTACATTTCGCAACTCAAGAAATTGTATATGTTATGTCTCTCTTGGGACATTGACCCTTAAGGCGTGAGTTAGTTCTAGTATAACTACTAAAGTGCTAAACTGCATCATATAACGTACAAAAAGAATAATCAATCAGACAAGGCTATGCAAGAACCTTGTGAATTCTTCCCGCCGATAATGGGAGCAAGTAGAGATGATACCGAGTCAATGATAAGCAGGCATATCCTGTTACTGCCATTAGTTACCTATTAAGCTTGTGACATGTGAGAAAAGAGTTTAGGATAATAAAAAGGGAGATTGAAGACAATCCTATATCCCTTCATACTAACCTTTCCATTCAATGAGACTTCAAGTCGATCTAGTACTTCAAACAAAGCAAATATATCAAATACAGACTCACAAATGATACTGCTCATGACCCTCTTAAGCCTCACATCCTTTGGCTGCATGTTGGAAATCGGGTGCTTAGAAATCACATGGTCAAAAAGTTTTAGGGTAATCTAATGATTGCCAAAGCAAATGCCATTCTAGTTATACCACAAGAATGTCAAAAAGATATGATAATCCCCTGAAGAGTGAAGACAATAGGTAGGAGCAGGGCAGGAACATAGATCCCTGGTTTATTACTAACCTCTTTGATCAAAGAGATGGGTAGTTCATCAAGAATGTGAGCAATTCGGCTAGGGGAGAATGAATTACTAGTATCCAAGTAGAGAACAAGACCCATATGCCTGGCTGCAACATGTGCAGCAGAATATAGACAGACCTGCAGTTGATGTGCATAAGTACATAGAGTAAATAACAGCTTCTGCATTACGAGTAACTCTGCAGTTTTTCGACGGCGCAATGTTCACAGGTAAGCACATTAGCCATCTTGGAGTTGAGAAAGATCAATCGTGTTTTCACCTGTGTTTTACCAGAAGATGACTGGCCGGTTATTTCTGTCAACTGGCCTTTGCGCAGCCCACCTCCAAGAAGCGTATCGATGCTGCGAATTCAGGACATGACAAATTACAATATATTCTACTACTTGCTAAGACAGTGTAATTTTCTGCATGATGATGGGGAGGTTCTCTCGACAGAGATCGGCAGGTTCATGACACGAGGCATCAATTGACAGGGAACCAAATGATTACATTCGAGATAGGAGTACCCTTCAAGTCCGGTAGGGAGGAAATGTTTTCCTTCTGCCGCGTCTTTGAGCAGCTGCATCCCATCCGACCATAGTATGCACCGATCTTCAGCATGAGGTTGCTCTTCATTCATGTCCTGTATCATCTCACGGGCATAAACACAGTTGTATCACAAGTCGATCTTGGCTGAAGATTTGAAATTTTCAATGCATCAGTTATCTGTTTAGAGATGGAAATTACCATTGGGGCTCTCCCTTCCTGTCCAAAGCGGAGCAGTAGGCAAGCAGTGCAGCAGGCCAacgactcctcctcctcctcctcctccttgtgtCTCTCTCGGCGTCGGAGCTCGGGTTCGGAGGTGCAGGCGGCAACCACTAGCCGACGGAGGCCAGAGGGTGCCGGGGAGCACTGCCGGCGTGCGGCGCCGTCGCAGGCGGGGGAGGCAGAGAGGGGAACAGGCAGTGGCGGGGCAGCAGTACGGAATGGGGCGCGGATCGCGCGTCGTAGCTTGGAGGCGGGGGTGACGTGAGGGGAGCGGGAGGAGGGCGGCGGGCCTTCGGTC belongs to Triticum urartu cultivar G1812 chromosome 7, Tu2.1, whole genome shotgun sequence and includes:
- the LOC125520840 gene encoding DNA repair protein RAD51 homolog 4, producing the protein MDMNEEQPHAEDRCILWSDGMQLLKDAAEGKHFLPTGLEGIDTLLGGGLRKGQLTEITGQSSSGKTQVCLYSAAHVAARHMGLVLYLDTSNSFSPSRIAHILDELPISLIKEPKDVRLKRVMSSIICESVFDIFALFEVLDRLEVSLNGKVTNGSNRICLLIIDSVSSLLAPIIGGKNSQGRSMMISVAMILKKLAHKHNLSVLVTNHMVAGNGAPKPALGESWKAVPHIRLMISRDRGSNICTATALKHTLLACGRHMKFQFLPS
- the LOC125524287 gene encoding G-type lectin S-receptor-like serine/threonine-protein kinase At2g19130; the encoded protein is MPLIAATFMALALCFAPAVGAAATLSAGRPLRGNDTLVSAQGRFELGLFSPAGSSDGRFYLGIWYKDIPGHTVVWVGNRASPLSGLASAELRVSADDGNLELVGPTGASASPVVVWSSNLSSSLSPGTNNTAEIRDNGNLVLVDGANSSNVLWQSFDHPTDTYLPGARLGENKLTGEYQALTSWRNAQDPAPGMFYDTLDPNGTAEFFMLWNRSRMYWRGGVWTGGRWKGDVGAATGRGTNLYNTTFVDTPAFRGTTTVLADDATVTRLVLDLNGQKKQFVWVPASRSWQLFWAAPTAQCDAYALCGAFGVCNQRSQLPCRCPPGFAPASERDWALSDWSGGCRRSSPLACAHNGSTTDGFLALPDVKLPDEPLAMTAAQSKAECESACQNNCSCQAYTFSAGAGACSVWHGDIRNLEQLFPDSSSPGSDFYLRLSQRALQDLHSGHGKKGGRKPWLVFGITLAGVAALGASVVLAWRVLLAWRRPAVYMENKNGSSLAVYSYADLRAATNNFSERLGGGGFGSVYRGVLKQHKGGSTTQVQVAVKKLESLARQGDKQFRAEVSTLGLIQHVNLVRLLGFCSSGDEKMLVYEYMPRGSLTGSFFGSGACPSWRDRYCVMLGVARGLTYLHDGCRERIIHCDIKPENILLDEDMSPRIADFGMAKLVGRDFSRALTTMRGTMGYLAPEWISGQPISVKADVYSYGMVLFELVSGRRNSERYGELEATSGTGARESLTFFPVWAAQKVVEGQVGAVADPRLHGDVMPEELERACRVACWCIQDEEAHRPTMAQVVQALEGAIHVHVPPVPRALQRLVM